DNA from Lentimicrobium sp. L6:
ACAACAGCTTCTTCAGTATATCCTAAAACACCTTTCATTGGGCCTTCAGCAGCAGCTTTCATAGCAGCTTTTATAGCTTCGTAAGAAGCAGGCTTCTCTAAGCGAACAGTTAAATCCACAACAGAAACGTCGGCAGTAGGTACACGGAAAGCCATACCCGTTAATAATCCGTTTAATTCAGGAATTACTTTACCAACAGCTTTAGCAGCACCAGTAGAAGAAGGAATGATATTATTTCCAGCTCCACGTCCACCTCTCCAGTCTTTCATAGAAGGACCATCAACAGTTTTTTGTGTAGCGGTAGTAGCATGAACAGTAGTCATTAAGCCTTCAACAATACCGAAGTTGTCGTGAAGTACTTTAGAAATTGGAGCAAGACAGTTAGTTGTACAAGAAGCATTAGAAACAATGTTCATGTCAGCTGTGTATTTATCAAGGTTAACACCACACACAAACATTGGAGTAGCATCTTTAGATGGAGCAGACATTACTACTCTTTTTGCACCAGCATCGATATGAGCTTGAGCAGTTTCTTTAGTCAAGAATAAACCTGTGCTTTCAACAACGTATTCAGCATCTACTTCATTCCATTTTAAATCAGCTGGGTTTCTTTCGGCAGTAACGCGAATAGCGTAACCATTAACTACTAATTTCCCGTCTTTAACTTCTACGTCACCATCAAATCTACCATGAACAGAATCGTACTTAAGCATGTAAGCCATATATTCTACATCAATCAAATCGTTAATTCCAACAACTTGAATGCCTTCCATTTTAGCAGCAGCACGAAATACTAATCTTCCAATTCTACCAAATCCGTTAATTCCAACTTTAATTGTCGACATAATCCTAATATTTTCAGTTTATAAAATTTCTTTATTATTGAGATGGTAAAGATAGGTATTTTCCTTAAAAGCTAGATTCAATTTAGTCTTAAGAATTGATAATATTTCAGCGCAAACGTTTGAATCTCAGAAAAAGCAGGTATAATATAATACAGGCTAAAAAAAATGGAAAATAAATTGGCTGGCTTGAGCAGATTATTGCCATGAGAGAAAAAGAAAAAGTTCATAAACTAGGGTACGAAAACCTAAAAATAAGTATTAATAAACAGAACCTGCTCTATATTTACAATTCATAAATAAATATTTAATTCATTTGTATATAAAAAGAAAACACATATATTTGCTGTGATTAATTTAACAATCTTCGTATGTGCTCGATTCAAAATACTTGTAATAAAATAGATACAGTCTTTTCAGGAGCTGTAAGTATTTACCCCCCCCCCTCACTCATACATATCTGAATGTATATATAACAATATTTGATTCTCTATTTTTTGTTAAAGCTTCAGTCTATGTGGTCTATTAAGCAAACCTGTATGAGGATTTTTCGATTAGGGAAAAACAATTTTATTTAGCTAGTGGGCGGCCATTGTTTCACTTATTTGGTTCATTTTTCATGAAAAAGGAAGAAATAATCAGCCCGTCCTTAGCTCTCACCATTTTCGCAACAAATCCGGAGTAAACTTAGAAACGGGCCGAATAAGCTGCAAAATTAAAAATAATAGAGACGGATAGCAATTTTTTCAA
Protein-coding regions in this window:
- the gap gene encoding type I glyceraldehyde-3-phosphate dehydrogenase — its product is MSTIKVGINGFGRIGRLVFRAAAKMEGIQVVGINDLIDVEYMAYMLKYDSVHGRFDGDVEVKDGKLVVNGYAIRVTAERNPADLKWNEVDAEYVVESTGLFLTKETAQAHIDAGAKRVVMSAPSKDATPMFVCGVNLDKYTADMNIVSNASCTTNCLAPISKVLHDNFGIVEGLMTTVHATTATQKTVDGPSMKDWRGGRGAGNNIIPSSTGAAKAVGKVIPELNGLLTGMAFRVPTADVSVVDLTVRLEKPASYEAIKAAMKAAAEGPMKGVLGYTEEAVVSQDFVGESCTSTFDADAGISLNDNFVKVISWYDNEMGYSIKVLELIKHMNTVK